In one Nicotiana sylvestris chromosome 8, ASM39365v2, whole genome shotgun sequence genomic region, the following are encoded:
- the LOC104226204 gene encoding polyadenylate-binding protein RBP45-like, with the protein MQPASSMVPPPMAAAPQYQQQWMAQQPQQAQPAYQVPPPQQSGYYYQQPPQQGGAPPPQQQQQSQYTASAAQPTSADEIRTLWIGDLQFWMDEQYLYNCFAQTGEVVSAKVIRNKQTQQSEGYGFIEFNSHAAAERNLQAYNGTLMPNIEQNFRLNWASLGSGEKRADNGPEYTIFVGDLAADVTDYMLQETFRANYPSVKGAKIVTDRATGHTKGYGFVRFGDESEQLRAMTEMNGKFCSTRPMRIGPAANKKSAGGQMQASYQSTLGTQNEDDPTNTTIFVGNLDSNVTDDHLRQVFGHYGQLLHVKIPVGKRCGFVQFADRSCAEEALRALSGTQLGGQSIRLSWGRSPSNKQQPQVDPNQYGGYYGYTPGYEAYGYAPPVQDPNMYYAGYAGYGNYAQPPQQQQQISQQPQ; encoded by the exons ATGCAACCCGCAAGTTCAATGGTTCCACCACCAATGGCGGCGGCGCCACAGTACCAACAACAGTGGATGGCTCAGCAGCCACAACAGGCGCAGCCAGCGTACCAGGTTCCGCCGCCTCAGCAATCCGGATACTATTATCAGCAACCACCGCAGCAAGGCGGAGCACCACCACCTCAACAACAACAGCAATCTCAGTACACGGCATCCGCGGCTCAGCCGACCAGTGCTGATGAGATCCGTACACTTTGGATTGGAGATCTACAGTTTTGGATGGATGAACAGTACCTATATAACTGCTTCGCGCAAACTGGAGAG GTGGTCTCTGCTAAAGTTATTCGTAACAAGCAAACTCAACAATCAGAGGGTTATGGCTTTATTGAGTTTAATAGTCATGCAGCTGCTGAAAGGAATCTACAAGCATACAATGGCACCTTGATGCCTAATATTGAGCAAAATTTTAGGCTCAACTGGGCATCACTCGGTTCGGGTGAAAAACGTGCAGATAATGGTCCTGAGTACACCATATTTGTTGGAGACTTGGCAGCTGATGTCACAGATTACATGCTTCAGGAGACATTCCGGGCCAACTATCCCTCGGTCAAGGGTGCCAAGATTGTAACAGATAGGGCAACTGGACACACAAAGGGTTATGGATTTGTTAGATTCGGAGATGAGAGTGAGCAATTACGTGCTATGACTGAGATGAATGGAAAGTTTTGCTCCACTAGGCCCATGCGCATTGGTCCAGCAGCTAACAAGAAGAGTGCTGGTGGTCAGATGCAAG CTTCATATCAAAGTACCCTTGGAACTCAAAATGAGGATGACCCTACTAATACAACC ATTTTCGTTGGAAACTTGGATTCCAATGTAACGGATGATCATCTCAGGCAGGTTTTTGGACACTATGGGCAATTGCTTCATGTAAAAATACCAGTAGGCAAGCGATGTGGTTTTGTTCAATTTGCTGACAG AAGTTGTGCCGAGGAAGCTCTACGAGCTTTAAGTGGAACTCAGCTGGGTGGACAAAGCATCCGCCTTTCATGGGGTCGTAGTCCTTCAAACAAGCAG CAGCCTCAGGTTGATCCAAACCAGTATGGTGGTTATTATGGGTATACACCAGGATATGAAGCCTATGGTTATGCCCCACCTGTTCAGGATCCAAATATGTACTATGCGGGCTATGCAGGGTATGGAAATTATGCACAACCtccacagcaacagcaacaaattTCGCAGCAGCCCCAG TAA
- the LOC104226217 gene encoding uncharacterized protein, producing the protein MNEQATQDNNPTAPTILPAKRRRGRPRKDGGVAKRGNLQSPVTPPPPETIKKVQQNAVEVSQKDGSIVGGNNIIGQMVSGVVDGCFDAGYFISVRVGNSATTLRGLVFQPGRFAPITPANDVAPSATMYHRNQVATPLLNLQQEKQPNVAPAQVLPSKPMSSATFVPNNSQFATVMAPQSDTVMASNEARSKIMLQQNQSQSTLPMENLRMVEQDEVMQVYEVTNQSEGTEINAEPTKGMFSESILEPKASEGTSNQGPKAQNQVMGSTFQPAVDHQLIESESKNDKQPSTEQSYMQTLLQPGELVHSEAKKLEIHRAPISAQTQVDFQGLSPMNEDVQLNEWTQRGQENQQNQFNQSSLFVELNSVAQETQTAETQVIEQNHTHMMEKLHYVEMPEATNENPNADINQVVVTSETQAAAPESVKTSMDFMMEKLSYSKNEGSQNTNVGTAVELAVNAETSNETKEASDPGDKLVLGSQLASQQEEAETGNSDSAKVETQNKSCDGGNSNLEIVR; encoded by the coding sequence ATGAATGAGCAAGCTACACAAGATAATAATCCCACAGCTCCAACAATCCTTCCAGCAAAGCGAAGGCGCGGCCGCCCACGCAAAGATGGAGGTGTTGCCAAAAGAGGAAATTTACAATCTCCAGTGACTCCCCCACCACCTGAAACCATTAAAAAAGTTCAACAAAATGCAGTTGAAGTGAGCCAAAAAGATGGAAGCATTGTTGGTGGTAATAACATTATAGGACAGATGGTTTCTGGTGTCGTTGACGGTTGTTTTGATGCAGGTTACTTCATCTCAGTACGCGTAGGTAATAGCGCCACCACCCTCCGCGGATTAGTTTTCCAGCCGGGGCGATTTGCTCCTATTACACCAGCAAATGATGTTGCCCCCTCAGCTACAATGTATCACAGAAATCAAGTTGCTACACCACTTTTAAACCTTCAGCAAGAAAAGCAGCCAAATGTTGCACCAGCACAAGTTTTACCTTCTAAGCCAATGTCAAGTGCAACATTTGTACCAAATAACAGTCAATTTGCTACTGTTATGGCACCTCAGTCTGACACTGTTATGGCCTCTAACGAGGCGCGGAGTAAAATCATGCTGCAGCAAAATCAATCCCAATCTACCCTTCCAATGGAAAATCTTAGAATGGTTGAACAGGATGAAGTAATGCAAGTATATGAAGTCACAAATCAATCAGAAGGGACTGAAATAAATGCAGAACCAACAAAAGGTATGTTTTCAGAATCCATATTAGAACCAAAAGCTAGTGAAGGAACTAGCAATCAAGGACCTAAGGCTCAAAACCAAGTTATGGGCTCAACTTTTCAGCCTGCTGTGGACCACCAACTGATTGAATCTGAATCCAAGAACGATAAGCAACCGAGCACTGAGCAGTCGTATATGCAGACGTTACTTCAGCCAGGAGAGTTGGTTCACAGTGAAGCGAAGAAACTTGAGATACACCGAGCTCCTATAAGCGCTCAAACTCAAGTCGATTTCCAAGGGCTTTCTCCAATGAATGAAGACGTTCAGCTGAACGAATGGACTCAACGCGGACAAGAAAACCAACAGAATCAATTCAATCAAAGTAGTCTATTTGTTGAACTTAACTCTGTTGCCCAAGAAACACAAACTGCTGAAACTCAAGTTATTGAACAGAACCATACACATATGATGGAGAAACTACATTATGTTGAGATGCCTGAGGCTACTAATGAGAATCCAAATGCTGATATCAACCAAGTAGTGGTTACTAGTGAAACTCAAGCGGCAGCTCCAGAATCAGTTAAGACTTCAATGGACTTTATGATGGAAAAGCTAAGTTATTCAAAGAATGAGGGATCCCAAAATACTAATGTTGGAACTGCAGTTGAGTTAGCAGTAAATGCTGAAACATCAAATGAAACTAAGGAAGCAAGTGATCCTGGTGACAAACTTGTGTTAGGTTCTCAATTAGCATCACAGCAAGAAGAGGCAGAGACAGGAAATTCTGATTCAGCAAAAGTTGAAACTCAAAATAAAAGTTGTGATGGTGGCAACAGCAACTTGGAAATTGTTCGCTAA
- the LOC104226223 gene encoding tobamovirus multiplication protein 1-like encodes MTRIPLEFGLGPKWWEEINESVEWQDGIFYSLCSAFALVSSVALIQLIRIQLRVPEYGWTTQKVFHLMNFVVNGVRAIVFGFHKQVFLFHPKVLTLVLLDLPGLLFFSAYTLLVLFWAEIYHQARSLPTDKLRTFYISVNGAIYFIQACIWAYLWINDNSTVEFIGKIFIAVVSFIAALGFLLYGGRLFSMLRRFPIESKGRRKKLHEVGSVTAICFTCFLIRCFVVVLSAFDADATLDVLDHPVLNLIYYMLVEILPSALVLYILRKLPPKRVSAQYHPIR; translated from the exons ATGACAAGAATACCACTTGAATTTGGTCTAGGGCCAAAGTGGTGGGAGGAGATCAATGAATCAGTTGAATGGCAAGATGGAATTTTCTACTCTCTCTGTTCTGCCTTTGCTCTTGTCTCCTCCGTTGCCCTT ATTCAATTAATAAGAATACAGTTGAGAGTACCTGAATATGGTTGGACGACACAAAAGGTTTTCCATCTCATGAACTTTGTTGTAAATGGAG TTCGTGCCATTGTCTTTGGATTTCACAAACAAGTGTTTTTGTTCCATCCCAAG GTGCTGACTTTGGTATTATTGGATCTACCGGGCCTGCTTTTCTTCTCAGCGTATACACTTCTTGTTCTATTTTGGGCTGAGATATATCACCAG GCTAGGAGTTTACCAACAGATAAGCTGAGAACCTTCTATATTTCAGTAAATGGTGCAATATACTTCATACAG GCTTGTATCTGGGCGTACCTCTGGATAAACGACAATAGCACTGTGGAATTCATTGGGAAGATATTTATAGCAG TTGTATCATTTATTGCTGCATTAGGATTTTTGCTGTATGGTGGAAG GTTATTTTCTATGCTGAGACGCTTCCCCATTGAATCTAAAGGGAGAAGAAAGAAGCTTCATGAG GTTGGATCTGTAACTGCCATTTGTTTCACTTGTTTCCTCATTAGATGCTTTGTG GTTGTGTTATCGGCTTTTGATGCTGATGCGACACTAGACGTCTTGGATCATCCAGTTCTAAATCTGATATATTACATG CTCGTGGAAATTCTTCCTTCAGCTCTTGTGCTTTACATCCTGCGAAAACTGCCTCCCAAAAGAGTATCTGCTCAATACCACCCTATCCGTTAG